One window of Robiginitalea biformata HTCC2501 genomic DNA carries:
- a CDS encoding MBL fold metallo-hydrolase, whose translation MTLYPIETGNFKLDGGAMFGVVPKSLWSRTNPADANNMIEMAARSLLIEDGDRLILIDTGMGDKQSEKFFGYYYLWGDHSLDASLAAAGFHRDDITDVFLTHLHFDHCGGSIRWNRDRTGYEPAFKNATFWTNEDHWKWATEPNAREKASFLSENIMPMQESGQLAFIPRGAETFQEESPLGFGILYVDGHTDKQMIPHIRYQGQTLVFMADLLPTTGHIPLPYVMGFDTRPLLTLKEKAAFLDRACRENYVLFLEHDAHNECCTLRETEKGIRLDKSFDFHAQF comes from the coding sequence ATGACCCTTTACCCCATCGAAACCGGGAATTTTAAGCTGGACGGGGGTGCCATGTTCGGCGTGGTGCCCAAATCGCTCTGGTCCCGTACCAACCCGGCGGATGCCAACAACATGATCGAGATGGCCGCCCGGAGCCTGCTGATCGAAGACGGCGACCGGCTGATCCTGATCGATACGGGCATGGGCGACAAGCAATCCGAAAAATTCTTCGGCTACTATTACCTCTGGGGCGACCATTCCCTGGACGCCTCCCTGGCGGCAGCCGGGTTCCACCGGGACGACATCACGGACGTCTTCCTGACCCACCTTCACTTTGACCACTGCGGCGGCAGTATTCGCTGGAACAGGGACCGGACGGGATACGAGCCGGCTTTCAAAAATGCGACCTTCTGGACGAATGAGGACCACTGGAAATGGGCCACCGAGCCCAATGCCCGGGAAAAGGCCTCCTTCCTCAGCGAAAATATTATGCCCATGCAGGAAAGCGGGCAGCTGGCCTTTATCCCGCGGGGGGCGGAGACCTTCCAGGAGGAAAGCCCCCTGGGTTTCGGCATCCTGTACGTAGACGGGCACACGGACAAGCAGATGATCCCGCACATCCGCTATCAGGGGCAGACCCTGGTCTTTATGGCCGACCTCCTGCCAACAACCGGCCATATCCCCCTGCCGTACGTCATGGGCTTCGATACGCGCCCGCTACTAACCCTGAAGGAAAAAGCGGCCTTCCTGGACCGGGCCTGCCGGGAAAACTACGTGCTCTTCCTGGAGCACGACGCCCACAACGAGTGCTGCACGCTCAGGGAAACCGAAAAAGGCATCCGCCTGGACAAAAGTTTTGACTTCCATGCGCAGTTTTAA